In a single window of the Methylorubrum extorquens genome:
- a CDS encoding DUF2493 domain-containing protein, which yields MLDHPSHDLDEDLPADPTLLEELALTGYRPFEEHDDPRPLPAKRAMDGALNVAITALEGAFAGTRLEDDLEDVLWGFVNVFHRRVEQIDRKLDENEQAQRMSQRDQDGSEVLSVELERLTALGLTLSERRNSFEYARDAAAHLFTRTTRSLWRPRSGSQVNRATMTAAMIDSRDFVNARRRAETEIHLPQGTRIAFTGGKEYQNVTVIWDTLDRVRAKHADMVLMHGGGEGAELIAAKWAENRRVQQVVFKPDWKRHKRAAPFRRNDLLLEQDPIGIVHFPGGGISDNLADKAMAKGIPVRRGVKAGA from the coding sequence ATGCTCGACCACCCGAGCCACGACCTCGACGAGGACCTGCCCGCCGATCCCACCCTGCTCGAGGAGCTGGCGCTGACCGGCTACCGCCCGTTCGAGGAGCACGACGACCCCCGGCCGCTACCGGCCAAGCGCGCGATGGATGGGGCCCTGAACGTGGCGATCACCGCCCTCGAGGGAGCCTTCGCCGGCACCCGCCTGGAGGACGACCTCGAGGACGTGCTGTGGGGGTTCGTGAACGTCTTCCACCGCCGGGTCGAGCAGATCGATCGCAAGCTCGACGAGAACGAGCAGGCGCAGCGCATGAGCCAGCGCGATCAGGACGGCAGCGAGGTGCTCTCGGTCGAGTTGGAGCGGCTCACCGCCCTCGGGCTCACCCTGTCGGAGCGCCGCAACAGCTTCGAGTACGCCCGCGACGCCGCCGCCCACCTCTTCACCCGAACCACCCGGTCGCTGTGGCGCCCGCGCTCCGGCTCGCAGGTCAACCGGGCCACGATGACCGCGGCGATGATCGACAGCCGCGACTTCGTCAACGCGCGGCGCCGGGCGGAGACCGAGATCCACCTGCCGCAGGGCACCCGGATCGCCTTCACGGGCGGCAAGGAATACCAGAACGTCACGGTGATCTGGGACACCCTGGACCGGGTGCGGGCCAAGCACGCCGACATGGTGCTGATGCACGGTGGCGGGGAAGGCGCCGAGTTGATCGCCGCGAAGTGGGCCGAGAACCGCCGAGTCCAGCAGGTGGTGTTCAAGCCCGACTGGAAGCGCCACAAGCGGGCCGCGCCCTTCCGGCGCAACGACCTTCTCCTCGAGCAGGATCCGATCGGGATCGTGCACTTCCCCGGCGGCGGGATCTCCGACAACCTCGCCGACAAGGCAATGGCGAAGGGCATCCCCGTCCGGCGGGGCGTGAAGGCCGGCGCATGA
- a CDS encoding type II toxin-antitoxin system Phd/YefM family antitoxin, which yields MASFTLTDLGNKSGEVVEAAFRGPVDITKRGKRKFVLMTAEQFDRLTGTGSQRAYRAEDLTAPERDEILAGLDAVAQDEGRDD from the coding sequence ATGGCAAGCTTCACCCTGACGGACCTCGGCAACAAGTCGGGCGAGGTGGTCGAGGCAGCCTTCCGTGGCCCCGTGGACATCACCAAGCGCGGAAAGCGCAAGTTCGTTCTGATGACCGCCGAGCAGTTCGATCGTTTGACCGGCACAGGCTCGCAGCGCGCGTACCGTGCCGAAGACCTGACGGCTCCGGAGCGCGACGAAATCCTGGCCGGGCTCGATGCCGTCGCGCAGGACGAGGGACGCGATGACTGA